In Octopus bimaculoides isolate UCB-OBI-ISO-001 chromosome 14, ASM119413v2, whole genome shotgun sequence, the following are encoded in one genomic region:
- the LOC106880653 gene encoding F-box/WD repeat-containing protein 7, whose amino-acid sequence MVGRKKNTTGATEKKIDVNLACVEELTSLDRIGPRRAESIVEARKRLGGFTCVDDLCKVNGITTEWLESNKSSLGCVPYGVKSPRRPRQSTVNNSNEVSDAKEEHQCIETSSSSLFTTSSFTCASVLNTSSSNNTCFSSPSTSSLSSTCTITTTSPPATTTIPTSYAINFKWDPSTSKNRSSSTSSGLRVNRSSENLCNLECSEGASSVTSTATSSTSDQDRQILVVNEDASQNPPAAEDIMTVQVSQKVTTNDIIQADSDNWTNNNPPDKSEACTASANELGKGEGGECETNDGQSNDRNGTGGSLENSCSDGNSGLGSSLVSSISPHQSLFSSHPLKSRIPVPIHQHKDKYIMKRKQDIGWQEEEETTPGKKFCRSSAELFNSDTLRSHNLSTLNMGFTRKKIPSKSNPPPELAQWLQTFQSWSNPERCLALDEMIELCEPTQVRHIMQVIEPQFQRDFISLLPKELALYVLSYLGPKDLLRAAQTCRYWRVLTEDNLLWREKCNEEGIDESLVFGYSVRRRSQGMLRSPWKTLYMRQHQIEQYWRCGKIRPPKLLKGHEDHVITCLEFCGSRIVSGSDDNTLKVWSSLTGKCLRTLIGHTGGVWASQMADNIIISGSTDRTLKVWNAETGQCIHTLYGHTSTVRCMHLHGNKVVSGSRDATLRVWDIDTGQCLHVLMGHVAAVRCVQYDGRRVVSGAYDYTVKVWDPETEACLHSLQGHTNRVYSLQFDGTHIVSGSLDTSIRVWDVETGTCLHTLIGHQSLTSGMELKENILVSGNADSTVKVWDIRTGRCLQTLQGPNRHQSAVTCLQFNKKFVITSSDDGTVKIWDLKTGEFLRNLVTLESGGSGGVVWRVRCTNTKLICAVGSRNGTEETKLMVLDFDVDDRKQPV is encoded by the coding sequence AtggtaggaagaaagaaaaacaccacTGGGGCAACTGAGAAGAAAATAGATGTTAATCTGGCATGCGTGGAGGAGTTAACTTCGCTTGATAGGATCGGTCCGAGAAGAGCAGAGAGTATAGTGGAGGCTCGGAAGCGTTTAGGAGGATTCACTTGTGTCGATGATTTGTGTAAAGTTAACGGCATCACTACTGAATGGCTTGAATCGAACAAATCCAGTCTAGGTTGTGTACCTTACGGTGTGAAGTCTCCACGGCGACCCAGACAATCTACGGTGAACAACAGTAACGAAGTAAGTGATGCTAAAGAAGAACATCAGTGTATAGagacttcctcttcttctcttttcACTACTTCGTCTTTTACTTGTGCATCTGTACTTAATACAAGTTCTTCGAATAATACTTGTTTTAGTTCTCCATCTACATCGTCACTATCATCTACttgtactattactactacctctCCACCGGCGACAACTACTATTCCAACATCATACGCCATCAATTTTAAATGGGACCCTTCTACAAGCAAGAATAGGTCCTCCTCCACCTCAAGTGGCCTTCGTGTAAATCGTTCAAGTGAGAATCTGTGTAATTTGGAATGTTCTGAAGGTGCTAGTAGTGTAACCAGTACTGCGACCAGTTCTACCTCTGACCAAGACCGGCAGATTTTGGTGGTCAATGAAGACGCTTCTCAAAATCCTCCTGCTGCTGAAGATATAATGACTGTCCAAGTATCCCAGAAGGTAACAACTAATGATATTATTCAAGCCGATTCGGATAATTGGACTAACAATAACCCCCCTGATAAATCCGAAGCCTGTACTGCATCAGCTAACGAGTTGGGCAAAGGAGAAGGTGGGGAATGTGAAACTAATGATGGTCAGAGCAATGATCGGAATGGCACAGGAGGAAGTTTAGAGAACAGTTGCAGCGATGGTAATTCTGGACTAGGGTCGTCATTGGTCTCCTCTATTAGTCCACACCAAAGTTTATTTTCTAGCCATCCACTGAAATCTCGTATTCCAGTGCCTATTCATCAACACaaggataaatatataatgaaaagaaagcaagacattggttggcaagaagaggaagaaacaaCACCAGGAAAAAAATTCTGTCGTTCTTCAGCAGAACTCTTTAATTCTGATACTTTGCGCTCTCATAACCTGTCAACTTTAAATATGGGTTTTACTAGAAAAAAAATTCCATCAAAAAGCAACCCCCCTCCAGAACTTGCTCAATGGTTACAGACATTCCAGTCCTGGAGTAACCCTGAGCGATGCTTAGCTTTAGATGAGATGATAGAACTTTGTGAACCCACCCAGGTCAGACATATCATGCAGGTTATTGAGCCTCAGTTCCAAAGGGATTTCATTTCATTGCTTCCAAAGGAATTGGCATTGTATGTTCTATCCTATCTTGGACCAAAGGATCTTCTCCGTGCAGCGCAGACTTGTCGTTACTGGCGTGTTCTTACCGAGGATAATTTACTTTGGCGGGAAAAATGTAACGAAGAAGGAATTGATGAATCTTTAGTATTTGGATATAGTGTAAGACGACGATCTCAAGGTATGTTGAGAAGTCCCTGGAAAACTCTTTACATGCGACAACATCAGATCGAACAGTATTGGAGATGTGGTAAAATTCGTCCACCAAAACTCCTCAAAGGTCATGAGGATCATGTGATAACCTGTTTAGAATTTTGTGGTAGCAGAATTGTGAGTGGGTCTGATGATAACACACTAAAAGTTTGGTCATCATTGACTGGGAAATGTTTACGAACACTTATTGGTCATACTGGTGGTGTGTGGGCATCACAGATGGCTGACAATATCATTATTAGTGGATCTACAGACCGAACACTCAAAGTTTGGAATGCAGAAACTGGCCAGTGCATTCATACTTTATATGGTCACACATCAACAGTGCGTTGTATGCACTTGCATGGGAATAAAGTTGTGAGTGGTTCGAGAGATGCTACACTTCGAGTTTGGGACATTGATACTGGTCAGTGCCTGCATGTTTTGATGGGGCATGTTGCAGCAGTTCGTTGTGTTCAATATGATGGGCGACGGGTGGTCAGTGGAGCCTATGACTACACGGTTAAAGTGTGGGATCCAGAGACTGAAGCCTGTCTCCACTCTCTGCAAGGACACACTAACAGGGTGTACTCACTACAGTTTGATGGTACACACATAGTTAGTGGCTCTTTGGATACGTCAATCCGTGTCTGGGATGTTGAGACAGGCACCTGCCTACATACGCTCATTGGTCACCAGTCGCTGACTAGTGGTATGGAACTGAAAGAGAATATACTTGTTTCGGGCAATGCTGATTCCACTGTTAAAGTTTGGGACATTCGCACTGGTCGTTGCCTTCAGACACTGCAGGGTCCGAACAGACACCAGAGTGCTGTCACATGCTTGCAGTTTAACAAGAAATTTGTGATAACTTCATCAGAtgatggaactgtaaaaatctgggACTTAAAGACTGGTGAGTTTCTACGGAATTTAGTGACACTAGaaagtggtggaagtggtggagTTGTATGGCGGGTACGCTGCACCAACACCAAACTTATATGTGCTGTTGGCAGTCGGAATGGTacagaagaaacaaaattaatggtattagattttgatgttgatgatcgGAAGCAACCtgtctaa